A single window of Channa argus isolate prfri chromosome 12, Channa argus male v1.0, whole genome shotgun sequence DNA harbors:
- the LOC137137252 gene encoding probable maltase-glucoamylase 2 yields the protein MTTTETTTTTEIITTEIPTTNTTVPIYTYIISAIMRNEPYSVDLTNRNNRQFRDLEQRVVGLCNEIYRRKFGNKFGHCFVEAFRSAATQVDGTEADIGVVFNETIPITDLPMNAVVVQTFVLSVNDSSNNFPVGINANTVKLISSPVTDPNTSITATTTTAASTSTVTTTAATSTTAPLTEIMVTFRSLLVTFTSDLNDPSSQRFIQRSANITSQIKPRCQNAFPSSFKDLKVVGFRKGSIINTLNLTFDSRSVPNRTQIASVFINAAPYVTGFDIEGISITVNNIPSSGVTQKISVITALCLVLLSWIL from the exons ATgactacaactgaaacaacaaccacaactgaaatcATCACAACTGAAATACCCACAACAAACACCACTGTACCTATTTATACCTACATAATTTCAGCAATTATGCGAAACGAACCATATTCAGTCGATCTTACGAACCGCAACAACAGGCAATTCAGAGATCTTGAACAACGTGTTGTAGGGCTG TGTAATGAAATATATCGTAGAAAATTTGGCAATAAGTTTGGCCACTGCTTTGTAGAAGCTTTCAG GAGCGCTGCAACACAAGTGGATGGAACTGAAGCAGATATAGGGGTTGTGTTCAATGAGACCATTCCCATTACAGATCTCCCAATGAATGCAGTGGTTGTTCAGACCTTTGTACTATCTGTAAATGATTCAAGCAATAACTTCCCTGTGGGTATAAACGCCAACACAGTCAAATTAATAT caAGTCCAGTTACAGATCCAAATACATCTATAACTGCTACAACTACAACTGCTGCATCGACATCCACTGTAACTACAACTGCTGCTACATCTACAACTGCACCACTCACAGAAATAATGGTGACTTTTAGATCTCTTCTAGTCACGTTTACAAGTGACTTGAACGATCCATCATCTCAACGTTTTATTCAACGATCAGCAAATATAACATCACAG ATTAAACCTAGGTGTCAAAATGCGTTCCCTTCTTCCTTCAAAGACTTGAAAGTGGTGGGATTCAG GAAGGGATCAATCATCAACACACTGAACCTTACCTTTGACAGCAGATCTGTTCCTAACAGAACTCAGATTGcaagtgtttttataaatgcagCTCCATACGTCACTGGTTTTGACATTGAAGGCATCTCCATCACTGTGAATAACATAC CTTCAAGTGGAGTAACCCAAAAGATCAGTGTCATTACTGCATTATGCCTGGTCCTGTTGTCATGGATACTGTAA